The DNA region CTTTAAATGATGACGTCGGAGAAATCGGCGCGGTTTTAGACGTGATCAAAAATATTGCTGAGCAAACGAATTTATTGGCATTAAATGCAGCCATTGAGGCGGCAAGAGCGGGAGAGCAAGGGCGAGGCTTTGCGGTGGTTGCTGACGAAGTCAGGGTGTTAGCAACGCGTACACAAGAGTCTACCGATCATATTCAAAAAACCATCGAAAAGTTACAGTCGGGTGCCGCCATGGTTAAGCAATCGATGGAGCACAGCGATCAAATGAGTGACCAAGGCGTACAACAAGTTGAACAGGTCTTGTTGGCGATTGAGCAAATCGATTCGGCGGTAGGGCAAGTGAAGCAAGTCAGTAAAGATATTTCTAGTGCTACTCAAGAACAAGAAACCATTGCCAACACAATTGAGAAAAACTTAACCGCGATTCATCGTTTGACCGAACTTATGGTTAATCACTCTGGTGCAATGGACCAAGACTCTCATCTACTGAATCAACTTTCTAGCGAATTACAAAAAATCGTCAAGCAGTTTAAAGTTTAGTTGACTGGTAAAAGGATTAATTTAAGGGATAAAAAAGGCCAACGAGTGTTGGCCTTTTTTCTAACTTAATCAACAGACAAGATGTTTATTCACCTTTTGGGTTATAAATCCAAATCATGTTGTTTTCATGGTTGCCAGTATCTTCACCAATCACCACTCGACCATCATTCAATACTAATAAATTGTCAGGGTTAGAGATGTTTTCTACGTTACAACGGCTGCCTGCCGCATCCGCATCGTAAGGACCACCAACCACGGCGGGATCCATACGGGTAACATTGTAGTCGGCTTCTAAACCAAATCGGTAAACGACGCCACAACGATTCTCTTCGAGTTGAATATCACCAGTCGTGTCAGACATGCCACGAGCGACTTCTGACATCGCCACATACATGTAAGGAATGGTTTTATTCGCAGCACCATTGTAATTGATCATGATGCCTTCCATTTTACGAAACTCAGTGGTCGCACCTTTTGCCTCCGCGGCTTTTAACGTTTCTAAGAAAGCGTAGCGGTCGTCGCCAGTGCCATTGGTTGCCCAATCAGCGATTTCTGCATCAGTGATGTAGCTGGTAGAACCTTCAACGTAATCAGTTTCATCAATACCGTCATAGTCAGCAATCCAACCAGCGATTTCAGTATTGTTAGAGCTTCCCAACTCAATCCACTCGATGTCAAAGCCCGCTTTAGTTAAGTCTGACGTTGCATCTTGGGTTAACTTAGCCGCGTATAACGTTCCTGCCGACAAGTCATTAGCGTTGGTCGCGACGAACTTATAGAAGGCTTTATCAGTACCATCATCGGTCAAGTAAACGGTTTTACGGTCGGGCATTACAACCGCATTTTCATGAGCGGAACGGCCGAGAGTAAAGTGTTTTACTGGTACCGGGGCGGCTTCTGTTGGGTCGGTGATCTCTACGATGTAACCGTAGTTGTAAGGGTTAGGGAATGTTCCTCCCAAATAATCTTTTACCAAGCTAACATCGGCGTAGTTAGGATACCCTGAAGCGTACGCTGGGTTATTCCATTGATCCGTATTCTCAGCTTCGTAGTTTTCTTCTGAAGTGAGTGGCGTACCCCAAGGAGATACACTACCGAAACAGTTAATCATGGTGCCTAGCACGGCTGCGAAGTTAACGTTAATGCCGTCGGTAACATTCCACGTGCCGTCGTCATTTTTATCGACGGTTAAGCGTGTCATCGCCCCAGGTCGATCTTCCCATGCGGTGAATAAGAAGCCACTTTTGCCATCTGCGCTAGTCGGGATGAATGCATTGAAATCTGGATCTTGCGATTGCTTTAATTCAGCATCGTTTGCTGCATTGATGATGCCACCTAAACCGAAAGGAATGGCTCCCGCTAAGGTGTCATCTGCACGTCCTAGTGCTTGGAAGGTACCAACAGCAACTTGCGTGGTTTGACCCTCAGCGCTCGCGCTCGCTGGAACTGAAACTGGAGTGAAGCGCGGGTCTAGTTGATCTAAATCGAACCCAGCTACAACGCCAACCGCTGCATTATTTTCTGGTGCAGGAAGATCATCGGCTGGATGTTGAACATTAAAAAATAGCTCGCCATTGTCAGTTTTGTATAAGCCAGTTACTTCTGCTCCGAAAGGCACGGTTGCAAAACGGCTAAGTCTTGGTGGTGCGGTTAAATCTTGGCCATCGTTTCCTGCTGGTCCCGTTGGTCCTTGTGCGCCCATAGGACCCATATCGCCATCATCGGCACAACCCGCTAAAAATAAAGTAGAGGCAATCGCCACTGATAAGGTTGAACGAATAAATATTTTTGTTGATTTCATTGTGCTGTCCATCTTTGTTTGAGTTAATGTGACGATCGACACCTTAACGACTTAAGATGAACAAATTATAACGACTAGACGAAGCTTTTATGGCTGAGATATTTCGGATTTGTGACGAACGAAAAATACTCAGGTGGAATCTCTCTGTAGGTGCGTATTTAGAACGAAAGTTCAATCCGTATTTTTGATAGGGTGTTCAACCAACCTCCAGCTTATAAGTTGAATAACTTGAACGAACGAACGGCTGGAAAGGAGTAAACAGAATGTTTACTCAGTATTGAATCGGGTGTTGCTTAAGTAATCTTAAAACGTATTAAGTCATCTGAAGCTTTTGAAGTGATTTTTAAATTACTCTCAAACTACTTTTAAAATTTTCTTAAATGACTTAAGCAACACCTTGAAAACCTTTATTGCCAATTTAATCGCAGGTCCCAAGCCATGACTCGAGATTCGATGGATAGAGGAGGCTGAGTTTCATCGACTTTAGTATGAACGTTTTTCAGAGGCGCAATGTTAGTGTCGCGCCCAAAAATATAATTTTGATGCCTAACTATGTGAGTATAAGCCTTATTTAATTCCAATGCTCGCTGTGGTGTTGGAGTGATTAACTCGTAGACATCGGCATTCATTATTGCATTAACATCGAGTTCTCCCTCATCGGTAAACCAGCGACTTAGCATTTCTTCATTACTTCGGAACTCATTACCGCCGCTCACTCGCTTAAAGTAGTTTAAGATTTCTCCACCAGGCTCGGCAATGGAAGGCGCATCTTTCATTCCTTTCAAGTTGATGTAACCAAATCCTTTAGGGCCAGGTACTTTTCTACCGAATGCAAATGTATGATCAATGGTTGTTCCTATTGCACTATGACAACCCATGCAGAACATTTTTTCTTCATACGATTGTGGTCTTAAACGGCCATCATAGTCTTCTATAAAGCCGCTAATTTTCCATCCGTACCCATTTTCAAATCCTTCATCTTTATGGTTGACAAATGTGGGTAGCTCTTCTTCGATTTTTTCTTTACGTTCTCGTCGATATCGATTGTCAATGTCGGCCTTACTAAGCTCTCGAAACTTTTTCATGTAGCGCAATTCTTTCAGTCGTTTCGGAACAACAATCTGCTGATTTTCGTCAACGCCAACGTAACGCACACTGTGCATAAACTCAGTACCTTTCGGGTATTGTTGATACAACACTTTAACGCTATGAGCATCTCCGAAATAAGTACCTTGCGGCATTAAAGTGGTGACTCGCTCTTCGAGTTGTCCATTATTATTAATATCTCGATTAATCAGCGTTTCGTTGGTTGGAAATACGTCTATTGAGTCGAGAGACTTAATACTCAGTTCGAGTAACGCAAGATTTAAAAAGTAAATCGACTCACTAAATTGACCCTTATCTTCCCTAAAATGTTGTGGGAGACGAATAAGCACGTCATCAGTTGCACCGTTGGTGGGCCAAAAGGTACTGGGAAGAGGCTTGTAATTAAACGCCACCCAGTAACTGTTGTCGAGTGCTAGACCTTTCGTATCAAAAGCCTTCGCTGCAAGATGATAATTGGACAAGTCAGGAACAAATCCTTGCCATTTCTCGGCTTTTAATCGCGCTGATAGATCGGAATAATTGTCTTGATTAATGTAGTCTAAAATTTGTTGATCCGAAATCTGTTGGTTCCACTGACGTCGGTCGGTGAATAAGTTTTGCCAATGATTTTCAGTCCCTATGTCTGAGAAAATATAGCCGCCTTGTAAACCGAAATCGCTCAGTTGATTATATCGAGTGTTCTGTGCATCTGGATAAGACTGGTGGCAAACATAGCAGGGATTATGCGTTTGTTCAGTTTTTGTGTAACACATCGCCGGAACCGTCGCTTCTTGATTCAGCAGTTTCTGATTGCTAACTTCCGTTCTTTGGGCTTCATGGACCCTCGGTAGTAATTGGTCAAGCTCATCTTGTCCGGGCTCAAACTGGCAAGCTGTCAATAGTAGGCAGAGTGAGAAGGTAGCAATGGTCGGTTGTTGTTTCATATCATTAACTGTCATTATTTAAAGGTCTGGCGAGTATACTAGTGAGACTTCATGACACTTTGATTAAACATTTAAGTAAAAAATCTCAGGTTTTGGCTATAATTGACAGTTGAGAGAAAAGCTAAGAAATGATACCTATGCTGTAGTCACGCGCTCGAGCAGCGTATGAGTACAGAGAATGAAGGTAAATGGATGTTAAAAACGGTCAGTGTTCCCACGCAATTTGAACCCTTGTTTGAAGAAGCTGAGAAAAAAGTACATCAGTTTTTTGAACAGCAGCGACAGGCGCCAGAAGAAGGCACCATCGAAATTCATGGCTCTCGCTATGTGCTTGTGCGCGGCGCAGCATTTTCGGTTGAATTTTTCCAGTTGGTGCGCAAAATCTTTGGTTCAGATAAGCACTTAGAAGCCGATCGCTTTTCTGCTAGCTTGCTGTATGAACTGGCACATGCTGTTGGTCAGTCTGACGCCCGTAATTTTCATGAAACAATGGGACTCACCGATCCCATTGCTCGACTTTCAGCCGGACCAATACACTTTTCTCATACGGGTTGGGCGTTTGTTGATATTTTGCCTGAATCACAGCCATCACCTGACGAAGATTTTTTTCTTGTATACAAACACCCATTTTCATTTGAGTGCGATGCTTGGTTAGAGACTGACTCTCAAGTAGAGCACCCTGTTTGCATCATGAATGCGGGATACTCCAGTGGTTGGTGCCAAGAAAGCTTTGGCATTCCTTTAGAAGCTCGAGAAATTACCTGTCGTTCATTGGGGGATGAAAGCTGCTTGTTTATCATGGCTCAACCGCAATGCATTGAGCAGAAAATAAATGATTACATCGATGGTCATTCAGAACTTGAGTTAGCCGATCAACAACTCGCCTTTAACTCTTACCTTGGTAGTAATACTTCTTTTGAGCAGCATTCTACCGATGAAAAACCATGGCACTCGTCGTTGCATCAGCGTTTACTGACTTATGCTCGAAACTTAGAGTCTACGCAAAAGCAGCTGTCAGAAAATATTCGGCTTTTAGAGGCTGAAATTGAAGAACGTAAACGGATAGAGCGGGAGTTACAGGAGTCTGAAGTTCGTTGGCGAGAGCTGACCGATGCTACTTTTGATGCCATCTTGGTCAGTCGAGATTCTAGAATTTTAGACTGGAACTTTGCTTCGACAAAACTGTTTAACGTTACGCCAGAAGTGTTAGAGAAAGTGTCGTTAATCGAGCTGTTTGGTGAAGAGCATCGTGAGAAAATTGCTGAAGCTATTAAAAGCGGAGAAACTCAAATTACCTCACTGCAATTATTGCAGTCGGGTAAAGAGACCATTGTTGATATTCAAATTCATCAGACTCATTATCGGGATAAGCCGGCACTTATATTTGCCGTTCGTGATGTAACGGAGCAGACTAAAGCGATGCAACGTTTGGAGCGTTTGGCGAATTATGACGCTTTGACTGGCTTACCAAATCGAACTCGATTTCAGCGCATTGTTAATCGCAGTATTTTAGCTTCAAACTTCAGCGATAAACATGGCATGTTGTTTCTTGACCTAGATAACTTTAAAGCGATCAACGATAACTTTGGTCATTCGGCCGGAGATTTATTGCTGTATGAATTGTCGCGTCGAATGAGCGAGGCGATTCGAGGGAATAATACCATTTGTCGACTTGGTGGAGATGAGTTTGCTGTTTGGATTCCTGATTTAGAGTGTGATGAAGATGCTGAGCAAGTCGCCCGACAAATTATTCATTGCTTAAAAACGCCCATTGAAATTCAACGCGTCAGTCATCGGGTAACCTTTAGTATCGGTATTGCCATTTACCCTCACGACGGTACCGACTATGCGACTTTGTCTCGCCACTCAGACACGGCAATGTACCAAGCGAAAAAATTGGGTAAAAATAGATTCTGTAGTTATTCGCAAGTAAAACGCTAGTTTGTTGCATCATTTAACGACTCAAACAATACTGAGTCGTTAAATGATTAAACCCTTACCAGCTGCCTTGGCTTTCCATGCTCGCCCAAGGTTCTTTGCGCTCTAGCGCATCACCTTTCTGTAGCAATTCAATTGAGATGCCATTCGGATCTTTGATAAAGGCCATTCGTCCATCGCGAGGTGGTCGTAAAATAGTCACTCCCATATCTTGTAAGTGCTGACACATAACATAGATGTCATCGACTTGATAAGCTAAATGACCGAATTGATCACCGTGACTGTATTCTCGGTCATCATGGTTGTGTGTGAGTTCAACCATAGGTCCATGCTCATCTTCGCCCAAAAAGTACAAACTAAACTTAGCGTCTGGATAGTCATTTTGCTTGATTAATTTGAGTCCTAAACCGTCGGTATAAAAGCGGATAGAAGCTTGCGGATCCGTGGTTCGAATCATCGCATGTAAAAATCGAGACATCTTTACTCCTTACGTGCATTTAATTTGAATTCTCATGCTATTATACGCCACTGACATAGTAAAACCATGCTTTGTTAGGGCATATGATGCCGCGATAAAATAGTAAAAATGAGAAAGAGTTAAACTACCCCAATGAAGTCATTTGATGTTGTTATTATTGGCGCTGGTGCTGCTGGGTTAATGTGCGCAATAAGTGCAGGTTCTCGTGGTAAATCAGTGTTAGTACTAGAACATGCCCGTAAAGTTGGACGAAAAATATTGATGTCCGGTGGTGGACGCTGCAACTTCACCAATATGTACACAGAGCCAGACAATTTTCTTTCTCAAAACCCGCATTTCTGTAAATCTGCATTAAGTCAATTTACCCAGTGGGACTTTATCGCCATGGTAGAAAAGCATGGCATTCCTTATCATGAAAAAACGCTGGGCCAGTTGTTCTGCGATAATAGCTCGAAAGACATCGTTGATCTTTTGCTCTCCGAGTGTCAAGCCGTCTCGGTGGATATTCGCACGCGAGCTGAGGTTACCGCTATCGAACCACTCGCGTCCGGATTTCAGGTAAACTGTGGATCCCAGTCATTTCGTGGTCAATCATTGGTTGTGGCGACTGGTGGGTTAAGTATTCCATCGATGGGGCCTCATGGTTTTGGTTATAAAATTGCAGAGCAACTCGGATTAAGTATGGTCAAAACACGAGCCGCGTTGGTGCCATTCGTGATGGATAAACAATGGCAAAGTTGTTTTTCTGAATTGTCAGGGAGTAGCCTTGATGTTGTTGCTACGGCAGGGCATCAAAGTTTTCGAGAAGGTATGTTATTTACCCACAAGGGACTCAGTGGTCCGGCAATTTTACAAATCTCCTCTTATTGGCGCAGTGGAGAGAAGGTTACGCTCGATTTACTTCCGAATACAGATATTGCCGCTGAACTTATCACTGCGCGAGAATCCAGCCCTAATATTTATCTACGAACTTGGCTAGCGCGTCTAGTCACCAAAAGAATGGCAGAGGCCTTTTGTCGGCATTGGTTTGAAGACTTACCACTGCATCAATTGTCGAATAAAAAAATTCAAGAAATTGCGACTAAAATAAATCACCTAAGTATCATGCCTAACTCTACTGAAGGGTACAAAACGGCTGAAGTGACTTTAGGAGGAGTCAATACGGATCACTTATCCTCAAAGTCGATGATGGTGCAAGATATTCCGGGCTTGTATTTTATTGGTGAAACGGTTGATGTAACTGGACATTTAGGTGGATTTAACTTTCAATGGGCTTGGGCATCGGGGTGGGCTGCGGGTCAACACCTCGAATAACTATTCATACCTAATAGTGCTTGATAATAGGAGTGTTTTTTGAGCTTTCAATCGAACTTGATGCGACTGTTTATTATTTCTTTGTTGGTCGTTTTCAGCTGCTCTGGCCTCGATGCGTCCACTCAAACCGTCGATGAAAATCAAGAACGCAACGCAAAGCAGTTGTTTCAAGATTTTAAGAATCGCTTGTATCAAGTGAGAACCATCGATAATGCATCGGGCAGTAAAGCATCCATAGGTTCAGCTTTTGCGGTGCAACCCAACGGAATATTAGCGACTAACTATCATGTGGTTTCAAAGTATATTCTAGCCTCAGAAAAATACTCTCTGGAAGTTTTAACCGATGCTCAAAACACTTTGAAAGCCGAAGTTTTAAGCATTGATGTTATTAATGATTTAGCCTTACTCAAAGTGTCAAAGCAAGCGTCTTTGCCGGTGATCGAATTTGCGACGTCAATTCCGGAGCAAGGTGACTCGATTTTTTCGTTAGGCAATCCTCGTGACTTAGGAATGACCGTTGTGCCTGGTACTTACAATGGCACGACCGCTCACTCAATGTATGACCGCATCTTATTTTCTGGCTCGATCAATCCCGGAATGAGCGGTGGCCCTGTCTTGAATACGGCGGGGCAATTGGTTGGAATTAATGTGGCTACATCGGGCAATCAAATCAGCTTTCTGGTTCCTTTGCAAAAATTACAAACATTGATTGAGCAACATGATCAAAATCATACAGTTGATTTCGAAACACAGGCAGCTACTCAGTTAATCAGCAATCAACAACGATTAATGTCCGCAATTTTAGATACCCAATGGCAAACTATTGCTCTCGGTGATGCTGAGGTTATCGGCGAGGTGAATGACTTTATAACCTGCTGGGGTGAGTCTGATACGCGCGGTAAAGATTTATTTCAGCAAGTGTATCGGCGTTGCCGAAATTCTGAGTACATTTATATGGCTCCCGATTTTTCTACCGGAATTTTTGAAATGGAGTTTTATTTTTATTCGTCTGAAAAGCTGACTAACTGGCAGTTTTATCGCATGCTTAATGATGCGTTTGCAAGCGTCAGTGCTGGTAACGTCGCGTCTGAAGATCATGTGACTGAGTATCAATGTCATAGCGATTTTGTTGGTACTAAGAATACCAAGATAAGTAAAGCAGTTTATTGTGTCAGGCAGTATCGACAATACCCTGAGTTGTATGACGTATTGTTTTTATCGGCGAGCACTAGTCATCAACTGAAAAGCTTAGTGAGTCATTACACCTTGTCTGGAGTGAATCAAGTTAATGCGCAACAGTTTTTAACTCGATTTCTGGAGCAAGTACAATGAGTCTAGTAATCGAAGAAATTAATCGTTCTAAAAAAGTCATTCAACGATTTAAGTTCGATGAGCGGCAAGAAATACGGATCGGACGTGCGCTTGATAATGACGTCATACTGAATGAACCTCATGTGTCTCCGCATCACTTGATTTTACGCCAAACAGACGCTGGAACTTGGGTCGCTGAAGATCTCAACAGTGTGAATGGCATTCGTAATAGCAAGCGCAAGCTCATTCCCTCTGGATGCGAAGTTAAATCGGGCGATACTTTGCTTCTAGGTCGCAGCTATTTGACCATTTATGATGAACAACACCCAGTTGAAGAGGCTTGGTCGTTGCATTCAATTGAAGATGTTTTTCACTATCTGAGTCATCCTCTTGTGGTCTTTGGATTATTGGTTACATTTATTTTTTTAGAGTGGCAATTGACTCAAGCTCAAGAGTATCGAGAACTCTCACCATCGCGACTAATGAATCAGTTAATGTACCAATTGGTGGTGATATTTGGTTGGTCGTCGTTGTGGTCTCTGAATGGTCGAATTCTTCGCCATGACAGTCGGTTTTTGAGTCATTTGGCTGTATCTTTGGTTGCTGCAATGGCCTATCAATGGCTCCCCTGGTTATTACGGCTGCTTACCTACAATTGGCAGTTGGGTCTTTGGTATATTGAAATCGGTTATTTCATCAATGGCATTATATTCTCGAGTATGTTGTGGTGTAATTTTTATCTCGCACTGCCTCAAAGGCCGCTATCACGTATCCTCTGGGTTAATGGTCTAACTTGGTCGTTGGTGATGATTTATTTACTTCCACCGATGTTTGATGATCAAGGGTTTCGAAGTTACCCTCGTTATGACAGCTCACTGTTGCCCTATAGTGTTCAATTTGTTGACTCAAAAAGTACCAATGACTTCGTTAAAGACACTGAGGTGCTGTTCAAGCGACCCAAAGAGCAACAAAATAAGCAATAAACATCTCAAAAGGCCTTAGATCGGAGGCCTTTGACGAACCCTTTGCAAAGTCTTAAACAGTATGACGTTCGTCCCATAATTTATAGACAATTCAATTAGTTGCTATATATCTCATCTAGGATCTATTATTATCAATACGAATTATTATGTGCTTCTAACGTTTTGGGTGGACGATTAGACGCAAACAAGAACTGGGTAGGATTGATTTCTGGGGACATCTGAGTGAGCGGTATTAATATTCCGGGGTACAAGATTATCAAGACGCTGGGTGTTGGAGGCCAAGCGACGGTATATCTTGCAATTCAAAGTGGCTTTGATAGAGAAGTTGCATTGAAGGTAATGTCACCAGCGCTTGCGGCCGACCCGAGTTTTGGCGAGCGCTTCATTCGAGAAGCCAAAATTGTCGCGAAATTACGCCATCCAGGCATAGTGACTGTTTACGATGTTGGCGAGCACGATGGGTTCTACTATCTAGCCATGGAGTATTTGCCAGAAACGGATCTCCGGCAACGAATTACCTCGGGTATGAAAGCCAAAGATGCGTTAACGGTGATTGAGCAAGTTGCTCGAGCACTGCACTATGCTCATAAGCAGGGATACATTCATAGAGATGTGAAGTCAGAAAATATCCTGTTTAACGACCATAACGAAGCGGTACTCACTGATTTCGGGATTGCCAAAGCCTCCAACTCGTCAACTCAAATGACTCAACAGGGCAAACTCATCGGCACACCGCAGTATATGAGCCCGGAGCAGTGCCGCGGTAGAACCCTCGATGGGCGTGCTGATATATACAGTTTGGGTATTATTTTTTATGAAATGCTCACCCAACAAGTCCCGTATGATGGGGAAGACTCGGTGGCAGTGTGCCTGCAGCATGTGACTAAGCCCATTCCGCAATTAAGTGCCCGTCAGCAGCACTATCAATGGTTATTGAATAAAATGCTGGCGAAAAAGGCCGAAGATCGATTTGCCGACGCCGAGCAACTCGCCGAGGAAGTCGCTCGGTTTTTAGCCGGTGATATCAGTTTATCTCAAACGGCGCAAAACAATACAACGACTCAAGTCGACGGCTCCAGCATTCGAGCACAACGAGAAGACAGTTACGACAATATTTTTGATGACACTCCACTGCAAGCCGAGCGTCGAACCTTTGATGACCAAGCAGAGGAGAAAAGTCGCAAACCCTGGGTAGCGCTGATCTTACTCATCGGATTGGGAGGAGGCGCCTATGTGTCTCAAGATCTTTGGTTGCCCAAGTTAGAACATTGGTATGCCCAGCAGTCTGACAAGGCTGGAGGTGCTATACCGGATACGGCCTCTACATCGCCAGGAACGTCACAACAAGCATCGCAAAAAGACCCAC from Pleionea litopenaei includes:
- a CDS encoding PhoX family protein, giving the protein MKSTKIFIRSTLSVAIASTLFLAGCADDGDMGPMGAQGPTGPAGNDGQDLTAPPRLSRFATVPFGAEVTGLYKTDNGELFFNVQHPADDLPAPENNAAVGVVAGFDLDQLDPRFTPVSVPASASAEGQTTQVAVGTFQALGRADDTLAGAIPFGLGGIINAANDAELKQSQDPDFNAFIPTSADGKSGFLFTAWEDRPGAMTRLTVDKNDDGTWNVTDGINVNFAAVLGTMINCFGSVSPWGTPLTSEENYEAENTDQWNNPAYASGYPNYADVSLVKDYLGGTFPNPYNYGYIVEITDPTEAAPVPVKHFTLGRSAHENAVVMPDRKTVYLTDDGTDKAFYKFVATNANDLSAGTLYAAKLTQDATSDLTKAGFDIEWIELGSSNNTEIAGWIADYDGIDETDYVEGSTSYITDAEIADWATNGTGDDRYAFLETLKAAEAKGATTEFRKMEGIMINYNGAANKTIPYMYVAMSEVARGMSDTTGDIQLEENRCGVVYRFGLEADYNVTRMDPAVVGGPYDADAAGSRCNVENISNPDNLLVLNDGRVVIGEDTGNHENNMIWIYNPKGE
- a CDS encoding diguanylate cyclase domain-containing protein, encoding MSTENEGKWMLKTVSVPTQFEPLFEEAEKKVHQFFEQQRQAPEEGTIEIHGSRYVLVRGAAFSVEFFQLVRKIFGSDKHLEADRFSASLLYELAHAVGQSDARNFHETMGLTDPIARLSAGPIHFSHTGWAFVDILPESQPSPDEDFFLVYKHPFSFECDAWLETDSQVEHPVCIMNAGYSSGWCQESFGIPLEAREITCRSLGDESCLFIMAQPQCIEQKINDYIDGHSELELADQQLAFNSYLGSNTSFEQHSTDEKPWHSSLHQRLLTYARNLESTQKQLSENIRLLEAEIEERKRIERELQESEVRWRELTDATFDAILVSRDSRILDWNFASTKLFNVTPEVLEKVSLIELFGEEHREKIAEAIKSGETQITSLQLLQSGKETIVDIQIHQTHYRDKPALIFAVRDVTEQTKAMQRLERLANYDALTGLPNRTRFQRIVNRSILASNFSDKHGMLFLDLDNFKAINDNFGHSAGDLLLYELSRRMSEAIRGNNTICRLGGDEFAVWIPDLECDEDAEQVARQIIHCLKTPIEIQRVSHRVTFSIGIAIYPHDGTDYATLSRHSDTAMYQAKKLGKNRFCSYSQVKR
- a CDS encoding VOC family protein, with protein sequence MSRFLHAMIRTTDPQASIRFYTDGLGLKLIKQNDYPDAKFSLYFLGEDEHGPMVELTHNHDDREYSHGDQFGHLAYQVDDIYVMCQHLQDMGVTILRPPRDGRMAFIKDPNGISIELLQKGDALERKEPWASMESQGSW
- a CDS encoding NAD(P)/FAD-dependent oxidoreductase; translation: MKSFDVVIIGAGAAGLMCAISAGSRGKSVLVLEHARKVGRKILMSGGGRCNFTNMYTEPDNFLSQNPHFCKSALSQFTQWDFIAMVEKHGIPYHEKTLGQLFCDNSSKDIVDLLLSECQAVSVDIRTRAEVTAIEPLASGFQVNCGSQSFRGQSLVVATGGLSIPSMGPHGFGYKIAEQLGLSMVKTRAALVPFVMDKQWQSCFSELSGSSLDVVATAGHQSFREGMLFTHKGLSGPAILQISSYWRSGEKVTLDLLPNTDIAAELITARESSPNIYLRTWLARLVTKRMAEAFCRHWFEDLPLHQLSNKKIQEIATKINHLSIMPNSTEGYKTAEVTLGGVNTDHLSSKSMMVQDIPGLYFIGETVDVTGHLGGFNFQWAWASGWAAGQHLE
- a CDS encoding S1C family serine protease; this translates as MSFQSNLMRLFIISLLVVFSCSGLDASTQTVDENQERNAKQLFQDFKNRLYQVRTIDNASGSKASIGSAFAVQPNGILATNYHVVSKYILASEKYSLEVLTDAQNTLKAEVLSIDVINDLALLKVSKQASLPVIEFATSIPEQGDSIFSLGNPRDLGMTVVPGTYNGTTAHSMYDRILFSGSINPGMSGGPVLNTAGQLVGINVATSGNQISFLVPLQKLQTLIEQHDQNHTVDFETQAATQLISNQQRLMSAILDTQWQTIALGDAEVIGEVNDFITCWGESDTRGKDLFQQVYRRCRNSEYIYMAPDFSTGIFEMEFYFYSSEKLTNWQFYRMLNDAFASVSAGNVASEDHVTEYQCHSDFVGTKNTKISKAVYCVRQYRQYPELYDVLFLSASTSHQLKSLVSHYTLSGVNQVNAQQFLTRFLEQVQ
- a CDS encoding FHA domain-containing protein; translation: MSLVIEEINRSKKVIQRFKFDERQEIRIGRALDNDVILNEPHVSPHHLILRQTDAGTWVAEDLNSVNGIRNSKRKLIPSGCEVKSGDTLLLGRSYLTIYDEQHPVEEAWSLHSIEDVFHYLSHPLVVFGLLVTFIFLEWQLTQAQEYRELSPSRLMNQLMYQLVVIFGWSSLWSLNGRILRHDSRFLSHLAVSLVAAMAYQWLPWLLRLLTYNWQLGLWYIEIGYFINGIIFSSMLWCNFYLALPQRPLSRILWVNGLTWSLVMIYLLPPMFDDQGFRSYPRYDSSLLPYSVQFVDSKSTNDFVKDTEVLFKRPKEQQNKQ